The following proteins are co-located in the Streptosporangium brasiliense genome:
- a CDS encoding DUF5925 domain-containing protein codes for MSVLKEVPFTPEPRPAELPMKVWLDDGDSAMDVIDALALSPFATGAQPWSRTVSLERVRLDAPLAPASGTLLRAAREDDGRESRLVCGQGWTLRVVRYRNRAATVSVTAVDDELARSVIEEVTKDAVEAAPESEHVEMGFWWWGPHGSRRSGRPITASPWARISDNYARSLDGPLSRLMSLTPSDVHGRLVLLHGPPGTGKTTLLRALAHEWRSWCQVDCVLDPEQLFNSPGYLMEVAVGSDSDEDGEKWRLLVLEDCDELIRSGAKEATGQGLSRLLNLTDGLLGQGRDVLVAITTNEDLARLHPAVVRPGRCLAQIEVGALPYDEAVRWLGGAEGVPPAGATLAELFALRDGVAGRPAAAAETTGLYL; via the coding sequence ATGTCCGTACTCAAGGAGGTCCCTTTCACCCCGGAGCCGCGCCCGGCCGAACTGCCGATGAAGGTGTGGCTCGACGACGGCGACTCGGCGATGGACGTGATCGACGCCCTGGCGCTGTCGCCCTTCGCCACGGGCGCCCAGCCCTGGTCGCGGACCGTGAGCCTGGAGCGGGTCCGGCTCGACGCCCCGCTCGCGCCGGCCTCCGGGACGCTGCTCCGGGCCGCGCGGGAGGACGACGGCCGCGAGTCCCGGCTGGTCTGCGGGCAGGGCTGGACCCTGCGCGTGGTCCGCTACCGCAACCGCGCCGCCACGGTCAGCGTGACCGCGGTCGACGACGAGCTGGCCCGCTCGGTGATCGAGGAGGTCACCAAGGACGCGGTGGAGGCCGCCCCCGAGAGCGAGCATGTCGAGATGGGCTTCTGGTGGTGGGGTCCCCACGGCAGCCGCCGCTCCGGCAGACCGATCACCGCCTCCCCCTGGGCCAGGATCAGCGACAACTACGCCAGGTCCCTGGACGGCCCGCTGTCCCGCCTGATGTCCCTCACCCCCTCCGACGTGCACGGCCGCCTGGTCCTGCTGCACGGCCCGCCCGGCACCGGCAAGACGACGCTGCTGCGGGCCCTCGCCCACGAGTGGCGGTCGTGGTGCCAGGTCGACTGCGTGCTGGATCCGGAGCAGCTTTTCAACTCCCCCGGCTACCTGATGGAGGTCGCGGTCGGCTCGGACTCCGACGAGGACGGCGAGAAGTGGCGGCTCCTCGTGCTGGAGGACTGCGACGAGCTGATCAGGTCCGGCGCCAAGGAGGCGACGGGCCAGGGGCTGTCCAGGCTGCTCAACCTGACCGACGGCCTGCTCGGCCAGGGCCGCGACGTGCTGGTGGCCATCACCACCAACGAGGACCTGGCCCGCCTCCACCCGGCGGTGGTCCGCCCCGGCCGCTGCCTGGCCCAGATCGAGGTGGGCGCCCTCCCCTACGACGAGGCCGTCCGCTGGCTCGGCGGCGCGGAGGGTGTCCCCCCGGCGGGCGCCACCCTCGCCGAGCTGTTCGCGCTGCGGGACGGCGTGGCCGGCCGCCCGGCCGCCGCCGCGGAGACCACCGGTCTCTACCTGTGA
- a CDS encoding GntR family transcriptional regulator, whose amino-acid sequence MSALRDRVYETLKRRIVEVELRPGERLVERDLAAELDVSRIPLREALRLLSAEGLVMIVPNRGALVSPFTPADVRDLFDVRESLEVLAARLAAGRADACGLARLHALLERARDAVRRDDRGEIAAANAEFHSEIVRVSGNALLDTLMRPLDAQLRRLFRLTSDRDPGRQCAEHEELYAAIACGDAERAAACALRHVAEGREPTLAMAERWTADIDPVKVTHTRRRRPSA is encoded by the coding sequence TTGAGCGCGTTGCGCGACCGGGTCTACGAGACGCTCAAGCGGCGCATCGTCGAGGTGGAGCTGCGGCCGGGCGAGCGGCTGGTGGAGCGCGACCTCGCCGCCGAGCTCGACGTCTCCCGCATCCCGCTCCGCGAGGCGCTGCGCCTGCTGTCCGCCGAGGGCCTGGTGATGATCGTGCCCAACCGGGGCGCGCTGGTCAGCCCGTTCACCCCGGCGGACGTGCGGGACCTGTTCGACGTGCGCGAGAGCCTGGAGGTGCTCGCCGCCCGGCTGGCCGCCGGGCGGGCCGACGCCTGCGGCCTGGCGCGGCTGCACGCCCTCCTCGAACGCGCCCGCGACGCCGTACGGCGGGACGACCGGGGGGAGATCGCCGCCGCCAACGCCGAGTTCCACTCCGAGATCGTGCGGGTCTCCGGCAACGCGCTGCTCGACACGCTGATGCGGCCGCTCGACGCCCAGCTCCGGCGGCTGTTCCGGCTCACCTCCGACCGCGACCCCGGCCGGCAGTGCGCCGAGCACGAGGAGCTCTACGCGGCGATCGCCTGCGGTGACGCGGAACGGGCCGCCGCCTGCGCGCTCCGCCACGTCGCCGAGGGCCGCGAGCCGACCCTGGCCATGGCCGAGCGGTGGACCGCCGACATCGACCCGGTCAAGGTGACCCACACCCGCCGCCGCAGGCCCTCCGCCTGA
- a CDS encoding amidohydrolase gives MTMAELLLRDARIWGRTGAADLLVRDGRIAEIREIPGDRRPAGEGGDGAGEGVEDLAGGLVLPGLVDGHAHLDKTLWGGPWVPHDAPPGLMGKIRNGQERRPEFGIPNADFVTALLENMIVCGTTHVRSHVDVDPLVGLGSVEAVREAVERHGGRISAEFVAFPQAGMLISPGTEALLEEALKAGVESIGGLDPAGVDRDPVRHLDAVFALAERYGAGVDIHLHDGGTLGAWQFELIIERTKALGLSGKVTISHAFALADADPATRDSLISGLAEAGIALASVAPNRGLLPLRLLGEAGVPVTLGNDGVRDLWSPFGTGDMLERAMFQAKGTGPRDEDVELALEAATYGGARALALRDYGLSVGDRADLVVVGARNAAEAVCVRPRRSLVVKSGRIVARDGALVR, from the coding sequence ATGACGATGGCCGAGCTGCTGCTGCGCGACGCCCGGATCTGGGGGCGTACGGGCGCCGCCGACCTGCTGGTCCGGGACGGCCGGATCGCCGAGATCCGCGAGATCCCGGGCGACCGCCGGCCCGCCGGGGAAGGCGGGGACGGTGCCGGGGAGGGCGTCGAGGACCTGGCCGGCGGGCTCGTGCTCCCCGGTCTCGTCGACGGTCACGCCCACCTGGACAAGACGCTGTGGGGCGGCCCCTGGGTGCCGCACGACGCGCCCCCCGGCCTGATGGGCAAGATCCGCAACGGCCAGGAGCGGCGGCCGGAGTTCGGCATCCCCAACGCCGACTTCGTGACCGCGCTGCTGGAGAACATGATCGTCTGCGGCACCACGCACGTCCGCTCGCACGTGGACGTCGACCCGCTGGTGGGCCTGGGCTCGGTCGAGGCGGTCCGCGAGGCGGTCGAGCGGCACGGTGGCCGCATCTCCGCCGAGTTCGTCGCCTTCCCGCAGGCCGGCATGCTGATCAGTCCCGGCACCGAGGCGCTGCTGGAGGAGGCGCTCAAGGCCGGGGTCGAGTCGATCGGCGGGCTCGACCCGGCAGGGGTGGACCGGGACCCGGTCAGGCACCTGGACGCCGTGTTCGCCCTGGCCGAGCGGTACGGCGCGGGCGTGGACATCCACCTGCACGACGGCGGCACGCTCGGCGCCTGGCAGTTCGAGCTCATCATCGAGCGGACCAAGGCCCTCGGCCTGAGCGGCAAGGTCACGATCAGCCATGCCTTCGCGCTCGCCGACGCCGACCCCGCCACCCGGGACAGCCTGATCTCGGGCCTGGCCGAGGCCGGGATCGCGCTGGCCTCGGTCGCCCCGAACCGGGGCCTGCTGCCGCTCCGCCTGCTCGGCGAGGCCGGGGTCCCCGTGACCCTGGGCAACGACGGCGTACGCGACCTGTGGAGCCCGTTCGGCACCGGGGACATGCTGGAGCGGGCCATGTTCCAGGCCAAGGGCACCGGGCCGCGCGACGAGGACGTCGAGCTCGCGCTGGAGGCCGCGACCTACGGCGGGGCCCGCGCCCTCGCGCTGCGGGACTACGGCCTGTCCGTCGGCGACCGGGCCGACCTGGTGGTGGTCGGGGCCCGCAACGCGGCCGAGGCCGTGTGCGTGCGCCCGCGCCGGTCCCTGGTCGTCAAGTCGGGCCGGATCGTCGCCCGCGACGGCGCCCTGGTCCGCTGA
- a CDS encoding IS630 family transposase (programmed frameshift) has product MRYAQGGGLTAAQRAKREQVRLCAAELFARGYTDLQIAKELRVSRMSANRWRRAWAHGGGAALTSRGPASLPRLSEAQFARLEAALLRGPAAHGWNDQYWTLTRVRRVIGRMFHVSYSLPGVWKLLTRHGWSCQVPARRARERDEKAIEVWKEQVWPAVERPRRTWGAWVCFEDECGRTLRPPIARTWAVRGATPVVRVPGHRTGRVSVAALACYRPGRRSRLIYRVHVYRRRKNEAASFTWRDYRDLITMAHLQLGAPIVLIWDNLNRHTCPQMRQFIADNADWLRVVRLPAYAPDLNPVEGLWSLLNRDGLANLAATGLDHLTRVIKRGLKKIQYRPYLIDGCLAGTGLLLKPP; this is encoded by the exons ATGCGGTACGCGCAAGGCGGCGGGCTGACCGCCGCACAACGAGCCAAGCGCGAACAGGTACGGCTGTGCGCGGCCGAACTGTTCGCCCGCGGATACACCGACCTGCAGATAGCCAAGGAACTGCGCGTCAGCCGGATGTCGGCCAACCGATGGCGCCGCGCCTGGGCGCACGGCGGCGGCGCGGCCCTGACCTCCAGGGGACCGGCGTCCCTGCCGCGGCTGAGCGAGGCGCAGTTCGCCCGGCTGGAGGCCGCGCTGCTGCGAGGCCCGGCCGCGCACGGCTGGAACGACCAGTACTGGACGCTGACCCGGGTCCGGCGGGTGATCGGCCGGATGTTCCACGTGTCGTACTCCCTGCCCGGGGTGTGGAAACTGCTGACCCGCCATGGCTGGTCGTGCCAGGTGCCCGCGCGCCGGGCCCGCGAACGCGACGAGAAGGCGATCGAGGTATGGAAGGAGCAGGTGTGGCCGGCCGTGGAAAGACCGCGGCGGACCTGGG GCGCGTGGGTCTGCTTCGAAGACGAGTGCGGGCGCACTTTGAGGCCGCCGATCGCCCGCACCTGGGCGGTGCGCGGCGCCACCCCGGTGGTGCGGGTACCGGGCCACCGCACGGGCAGGGTCTCCGTCGCGGCACTGGCCTGCTATCGGCCCGGCCGGCGCTCCCGGCTGATCTACCGGGTGCACGTTTACCGGCGGCGCAAGAACGAGGCAGCGAGCTTCACCTGGCGCGACTACCGGGACCTGATCACCATGGCGCATCTGCAGCTCGGCGCGCCGATCGTGCTCATCTGGGACAACCTCAACCGGCACACCTGCCCGCAGATGCGGCAATTCATCGCCGACAACGCCGACTGGCTACGGGTTGTCCGGTTGCCGGCCTATGCTCCCGATCTCAATCCGGTGGAGGGCCTGTGGTCGCTGCTGAACCGTGACGGGCTGGCCAACCTCGCCGCCACGGGCCTGGACCACCTAACGCGCGTGATCAAGCGAGGCCTGAAGAAGATCCAGTATCGGCCGTATCTGATCGACGGCTGCCTGGCCGGGACCGGCCTGCTTCTCAAGCCGCCGTAA
- a CDS encoding peptidoglycan-binding protein: protein MADIVPRRDWSARPPRGPYSSIFSTKGVKVHYTGGRIDPAIVGDHRKCVDLVKSIQNHHMDGNGWMDIGYCVDERTEILTREGWKSYEDLRVGDIALTLNHETAMSEWQPVLEVCVFPAMEREMVRMEGVCHSSLTTPHHRWPVERYRRRTGTERQKGPDGRWLPTGKASRSVTGHERLWVTSETLGYWDRIPIAAPCADLPTEAKWSDAFVEVLAWFWTEGHIKRGRGAESTGVAIYQSQKNSANVASIRSALGELFGPPADRFPRVGRVTDGVPRWREVVNRDLVEFHLSSDAGRHLMDAAPDRVPGFAFLLALTKAQLSLFIEISMLADNAGTDKLAQKSRAAAEAFMFAILLSGRAASLRRRPPTVSCKTDMWVVAIRKQRSFAPRSAVRRNARFDIRRQKYHGEVWCPRTENQSWLARRDGSVYFTGNTMIACPHRKVFEGRGPNHLPAANGSGLNSGHYAVLGLVGSSGFTQPTDEVLHGILDAVEYLRDKGGAGNEIKGHRDGYSTDCPGGPLYAWVRRGAPRPGGGPGDPPEPHPSFPGRVLKYPPVMIGEDVRTWQRQMRTRGWGIDVDGMYGEASREICRAFQREKGLAATGAVNRATWQATWEEPVT from the coding sequence GTGGCTGACATCGTGCCTCGTCGTGACTGGAGCGCCCGCCCTCCTCGCGGTCCATACTCGTCGATCTTCTCAACCAAAGGCGTGAAGGTCCACTACACGGGTGGCCGTATCGATCCGGCCATCGTTGGAGATCACCGGAAATGTGTGGACCTGGTCAAGTCAATCCAGAACCATCATATGGATGGAAACGGATGGATGGATATCGGCTACTGCGTCGATGAGCGAACGGAGATTCTCACCCGGGAGGGCTGGAAATCATATGAGGATCTCCGAGTGGGGGATATCGCGCTCACCCTCAACCATGAGACGGCGATGTCCGAATGGCAGCCCGTTCTTGAAGTGTGCGTATTTCCGGCTATGGAGCGGGAGATGGTGCGGATGGAAGGGGTCTGTCACTCGTCGCTGACGACGCCGCATCATCGTTGGCCTGTCGAGCGCTATCGCCGGCGCACCGGCACCGAACGTCAGAAGGGTCCGGACGGAAGGTGGCTTCCCACTGGTAAAGCCTCGCGGTCCGTTACCGGCCATGAACGGCTGTGGGTGACTTCCGAAACCCTCGGCTACTGGGACAGGATTCCGATCGCTGCCCCGTGCGCCGATCTGCCGACCGAGGCGAAGTGGTCGGATGCGTTCGTCGAGGTGCTCGCCTGGTTCTGGACCGAGGGACACATCAAGCGGGGCCGTGGTGCCGAATCCACCGGTGTAGCCATCTACCAGTCACAGAAGAATTCCGCGAACGTCGCGAGCATCCGGTCGGCCCTCGGTGAGTTGTTCGGCCCGCCCGCCGATCGCTTCCCCCGTGTGGGGCGCGTCACGGACGGCGTGCCCCGCTGGCGTGAAGTTGTCAATCGGGATCTCGTCGAGTTCCATCTCTCCTCCGACGCCGGTCGTCATCTCATGGACGCGGCACCCGACAGGGTTCCCGGATTCGCCTTCCTGCTGGCATTGACCAAAGCTCAGCTTTCCCTGTTCATTGAGATTTCCATGCTCGCGGACAACGCAGGAACGGACAAGCTTGCACAAAAGAGTCGGGCCGCCGCGGAAGCGTTCATGTTCGCGATCTTGTTGTCAGGTAGGGCCGCTTCGCTCCGGCGTAGACCCCCGACCGTGAGCTGCAAGACAGATATGTGGGTGGTCGCCATTCGAAAACAACGAAGTTTCGCTCCGCGCAGTGCCGTCCGGAGAAACGCCAGGTTCGATATTCGGCGGCAGAAGTATCATGGTGAGGTGTGGTGCCCCCGCACGGAGAATCAGAGTTGGCTCGCGCGTCGTGACGGTTCTGTCTACTTCACAGGCAACACCATGATCGCGTGTCCGCACCGGAAGGTGTTCGAGGGCCGCGGGCCCAACCACCTCCCCGCCGCCAACGGCTCCGGGCTCAACAGCGGCCACTACGCGGTGCTCGGCCTGGTCGGCTCCTCCGGGTTCACCCAGCCGACCGACGAGGTCCTGCACGGCATCCTCGACGCGGTCGAATACCTCCGCGACAAGGGCGGCGCGGGCAACGAGATCAAGGGCCACCGGGACGGCTACTCCACCGACTGCCCCGGCGGGCCGCTGTACGCCTGGGTGAGGCGCGGCGCGCCCCGGCCCGGCGGCGGCCCCGGCGACCCGCCCGAGCCGCACCCGTCCTTCCCCGGCCGCGTCCTCAAATACCCGCCGGTCATGATCGGCGAGGACGTCCGCACCTGGCAGCGGCAGATGCGGACGCGCGGCTGGGGCATCGACGTCGACGGCATGTACGGCGAGGCGTCCCGGGAGATCTGCCGCGCCTTCCAGCGGGAGAAAGGCCTGGCGGCCACCGGTGCCGTCAACCGCGCCACCTGGCAGGCGACCTGGGAGGAGCCCGTCACCTGA
- a CDS encoding methylmalonyl-CoA mutase subunit beta: MTVPPERLRSAADFPPTTRERWRELALGVLRKSGAETGSPEEALASVTYDGVTIAPLYDASDLPDDPGLPGAAPYIRGSRPEGGSWEVRQRHEVADPEAVLADLENGVDSLWLALEPEDLPRVLERVHLELISITLDAGERTREAAEALFAVAAGKRAAAGPSGQAEGKRAPAAPSGHAGDRPAAAAPSPETGGRGAGDGPVREREPGELAGSLGADPLGDPETAVDLARRCVAGHPGLRAVVVDGTPYHDAGGSDAEELGCSVAAGVAALRLLTGAGLTVDEAFGQLEFRYAATADQFLTIAKLRAARRLWARVAEVCGAGSGAGQRQHAVTGSAMMTARDPWVNMLRTTLACFAAGTGGADAVTVQPFDARLGLPDAFARRIARNTHSLLVEEAGVARVIDPAGGSWYVERLTEELAGRAWEWFQEIERAGGMAAALEAGLVADRTAATWARRAENIAHRRDPITGVSEFPDLAERRPVREPRPGPVRGVHYAQAFEELRDLADAQETRPSVFLAAIGPVAAHTARASFAANLFQAGGIATVTGGPGADPAGPGAAASGVDPGRIAAAFAASGAKIACLCSSDRLYGEHAEAVAAALRQAGAAKVWLAGKGEYVGVDANLYAGCDALGVLRTTFDDLGVAR, translated from the coding sequence ATGACGGTGCCGCCTGAGAGACTCCGATCGGCCGCCGATTTCCCGCCGACCACGCGGGAGCGGTGGCGAGAGCTGGCGCTCGGGGTCCTGCGAAAGTCCGGAGCCGAGACCGGCTCCCCCGAGGAGGCTCTGGCCTCGGTCACCTACGACGGGGTGACGATCGCGCCACTCTACGACGCGTCGGACCTCCCGGATGATCCGGGCCTGCCGGGCGCGGCCCCCTACATCCGCGGCTCCCGGCCGGAGGGCGGGAGCTGGGAGGTGCGGCAGCGGCACGAGGTGGCCGATCCCGAGGCGGTCCTGGCCGACCTGGAGAACGGCGTCGACTCGCTCTGGCTCGCCCTGGAGCCCGAGGACCTGCCCCGCGTCCTGGAGCGGGTCCATCTGGAGCTGATCTCGATCACCCTGGACGCCGGGGAACGGACCCGCGAGGCGGCCGAGGCGCTGTTCGCGGTCGCCGCGGGCAAACGGGCCGCCGCGGGCCCCTCCGGGCAGGCCGAGGGCAAGCGGGCCCCCGCGGCCCCCTCCGGGCACGCCGGGGACAGGCCGGCCGCCGCGGCCCCCTCCCCGGAGACCGGGGGGCGGGGGGCGGGAGACGGTCCGGTCCGGGAGAGGGAGCCGGGAGAGCTCGCCGGGAGCCTGGGCGCCGACCCGCTCGGCGACCCGGAGACCGCGGTCGACCTGGCCCGGCGCTGCGTCGCGGGCCACCCGGGTCTGCGGGCGGTCGTCGTGGACGGCACGCCGTACCACGACGCGGGCGGCAGCGACGCCGAGGAGCTCGGCTGCTCCGTCGCGGCCGGGGTCGCGGCCCTGCGGCTGCTGACCGGCGCCGGTCTCACCGTCGACGAGGCGTTCGGGCAGCTGGAGTTCCGCTACGCCGCCACCGCCGACCAGTTCCTCACCATCGCCAAGCTCCGCGCCGCGCGCAGGCTCTGGGCGCGGGTCGCCGAGGTGTGCGGGGCCGGGAGCGGGGCGGGGCAGCGGCAGCACGCGGTGACCGGCTCCGCCATGATGACCGCCCGCGACCCCTGGGTGAACATGCTCCGCACCACGCTCGCCTGCTTCGCCGCCGGCACCGGCGGGGCCGACGCGGTGACCGTGCAGCCGTTCGACGCCCGTCTCGGCCTCCCCGACGCCTTCGCCCGGCGCATCGCGCGCAACACCCACTCGCTGCTCGTCGAGGAGGCGGGGGTGGCCCGGGTGATCGACCCGGCCGGCGGCTCCTGGTACGTCGAGCGGCTCACCGAGGAGCTGGCCGGCCGGGCCTGGGAGTGGTTCCAGGAGATCGAGCGCGCCGGCGGCATGGCCGCGGCCCTGGAGGCGGGACTGGTCGCCGACCGGACCGCGGCCACCTGGGCGCGGCGGGCGGAGAACATCGCCCACCGCCGCGATCCGATCACCGGGGTGAGCGAGTTCCCCGACCTCGCCGAGCGGCGGCCCGTCCGCGAGCCCCGGCCCGGGCCGGTCCGGGGCGTCCACTACGCCCAGGCGTTCGAGGAGCTGCGCGACCTGGCCGATGCCCAGGAGACCAGGCCGAGCGTGTTCCTGGCGGCCATCGGCCCGGTGGCCGCGCACACGGCCAGGGCGTCGTTCGCGGCCAACCTGTTCCAGGCCGGGGGCATCGCCACCGTGACCGGCGGCCCGGGCGCGGATCCCGCCGGACCCGGCGCCGCCGCGTCCGGCGTCGACCCCGGCCGGATCGCCGCCGCCTTCGCCGCCAGCGGTGCGAAGATCGCGTGTCTGTGCTCCAGCGACAGGCTGTACGGCGAGCACGCCGAGGCCGTGGCCGCCGCGTTGCGGCAGGCGGGGGCGGCGAAGGTGTGGCTGGCGGGGAAGGGAGAGTACGTGGGCGTGGACGCCAACCTCTACGCCGGGTGCGACGCGCTCGGCGTGCTCCGCACGACCTTCGACGACCTGGGGGTGGCTCGATGA
- the scpA gene encoding methylmalonyl-CoA mutase, which yields MIPDFSGIGLEGGPVTPDPAGWARAVRRATGQDPEGLEWETPEGIGVKPLYTADDLAGLDFLETYPGAAPYLRGPYPTMYVNQPWTIRQYAGFSTAEESNAFYRRNLAAGQKGLSVAFDLATHRGYDSDHPRVAGDVGMAGVAIDSIYDMRQLFDGIPLDRMSVSMTMNGAVLPVLALYIVAAEEQGVAPEQLAGTIQNDILKEFMVRNTYIYPPGPSMRIISDIFSYTSERMPKFNSISISGYHIQEAGATCDLELAYTLADGVEYLRAGVGAGLDIDRFAPRLSFFWCIGMNFFMEVAKLRAARLLWARLVSGFGAADPKSLSLRTHSQTSGWSLTAQDVFNNVVRTCVEAMAATQGHTQSLHTNALDEALALPTDFSARIARNTQLLLQQESGTCRVIDPWGGSYYVERLTHELARRAWGHIEEVEAAGGMARAIDAGLPKLRIEEAAARTQARIDSGRQPVIGVNKYRPDADEVIDVLKVDNTAVRAQQLDKLRRLREERDADRVAQALEALAKGAAGDGNLLALSVEAARAKATVGEISDALERVFGRHAGQIRTISGVYREEVGSGVDEVRTACAEFERLEGRRPRILVAKMGQDGHDRGQKVIATAFADLGFDVDVGPLFQTPEEVARQAVEADVHVVGVSSLAAGHLTLVPALREALAELDAGDIMIVVGGVIPPGDFDELRAAGAAAIFPPGTVIADAARGLLGDLLTRLGHDAGA from the coding sequence ATGATTCCCGACTTCTCCGGAATCGGGCTGGAGGGCGGCCCCGTCACGCCGGACCCGGCCGGATGGGCGCGGGCCGTACGGCGGGCCACCGGGCAGGACCCGGAGGGGCTGGAGTGGGAGACGCCCGAGGGGATCGGGGTCAAGCCGCTCTACACGGCCGACGATCTGGCCGGCCTGGACTTCCTGGAGACCTATCCGGGCGCCGCGCCGTATCTGCGCGGACCGTACCCGACCATGTACGTCAACCAGCCGTGGACCATCCGGCAGTACGCCGGGTTCTCCACGGCGGAGGAGTCCAACGCCTTCTACCGGCGCAACCTGGCGGCCGGGCAGAAGGGCCTGTCGGTCGCCTTCGACCTGGCCACCCACCGGGGCTACGACTCCGACCACCCGCGCGTGGCCGGGGACGTCGGCATGGCCGGGGTGGCGATCGACTCCATCTACGACATGCGGCAGCTGTTCGACGGGATCCCCCTCGACCGGATGAGCGTGTCGATGACCATGAACGGCGCGGTGCTCCCGGTGCTCGCGCTCTACATCGTGGCGGCCGAGGAGCAGGGGGTGGCGCCCGAGCAGCTCGCCGGGACCATCCAGAACGACATCCTCAAGGAGTTCATGGTCCGCAACACCTACATCTACCCGCCCGGCCCGTCGATGCGCATCATCTCGGACATCTTCTCCTACACCAGCGAGCGGATGCCGAAGTTCAACTCGATCTCGATCTCCGGATACCACATCCAGGAGGCCGGGGCCACGTGCGACCTGGAGCTGGCCTACACCCTCGCCGACGGGGTGGAGTACCTGCGGGCGGGGGTGGGGGCGGGCCTGGACATCGACAGGTTCGCGCCGCGCCTGTCGTTCTTCTGGTGCATCGGCATGAACTTCTTCATGGAGGTCGCCAAGCTGCGGGCCGCCCGGCTGCTCTGGGCGCGCCTGGTGTCCGGGTTCGGGGCGGCCGATCCCAAGTCGCTGTCGCTGCGGACCCACTCGCAGACCTCCGGCTGGTCGCTCACCGCCCAGGACGTGTTCAACAACGTCGTGCGCACCTGCGTCGAGGCGATGGCCGCCACGCAGGGCCACACCCAGTCGCTGCACACCAACGCCCTCGACGAGGCGCTGGCCCTGCCCACCGACTTCTCGGCGCGGATCGCCCGCAACACCCAGCTCCTGCTCCAGCAGGAGTCCGGCACCTGCCGGGTGATCGACCCCTGGGGCGGCTCCTACTACGTCGAGCGGCTCACCCACGAGCTGGCGCGCAGGGCCTGGGGGCACATCGAGGAGGTCGAGGCGGCCGGGGGCATGGCGCGGGCGATCGACGCCGGGCTGCCCAAGCTCCGCATCGAGGAGGCCGCCGCCCGCACCCAGGCGCGCATCGACTCCGGCCGCCAGCCGGTCATCGGCGTCAACAAGTACCGGCCCGACGCCGACGAGGTCATCGACGTGCTCAAGGTCGACAACACCGCCGTCCGGGCCCAGCAGCTGGACAAGCTCCGCCGCCTGCGCGAGGAGCGCGACGCCGACCGGGTGGCCCAGGCGCTGGAGGCGCTGGCCAAGGGCGCGGCGGGCGACGGCAACCTGCTCGCGCTGTCGGTCGAGGCGGCCCGGGCCAAGGCCACGGTCGGGGAGATCTCCGACGCGTTGGAGCGGGTGTTCGGACGGCACGCCGGTCAGATCCGCACGATCTCCGGGGTGTACCGCGAGGAGGTGGGGTCGGGCGTGGACGAGGTCCGTACGGCGTGCGCCGAGTTCGAGCGCCTGGAGGGCCGCCGCCCGCGGATCCTGGTGGCCAAGATGGGGCAGGACGGCCATGACCGGGGCCAGAAGGTGATCGCCACGGCCTTCGCCGACCTCGGCTTCGACGTCGACGTCGGCCCGCTGTTCCAGACGCCCGAGGAGGTCGCCCGTCAGGCGGTCGAGGCCGACGTGCACGTGGTGGGGGTCTCCTCGCTGGCGGCCGGGCACCTGACGCTGGTGCCGGCCCTGCGCGAGGCGCTCGCCGAGCTGGACGCCGGCGACATCATGATCGTGGTCGGCGGCGTCATCCCGCCGGGCGACTTCGACGAGCTGCGCGCCGCCGGCGCCGCCGCCATCTTCCCGCCCGGCACCGTGATCGCCGACGCCGCCCGCGGGCTGCTCGGCGACCTGCTCACCCGGCTGGGCCATGACGCGGGCGCTTGA